GTTGGCGCCAATCGGCATCCTGGCGTTCATCGAGTACTACAAGGCCGGCAACGTCGATGTAAGGATGGCGATACTGATTGCGCTGGGATTCATCTTCGGCGCTTACTTCGGTGGCTCCTGGGCTCAGCAGATACCACAGAACGTCCTGAGAAAAATGTTCGCTATCTTGCTTGCAGTTACTGCGGCGAAGATGTTCTTTCAGAAGTAATCCCGGCGCTTCGC
Above is a window of Terriglobales bacterium DNA encoding:
- a CDS encoding sulfite exporter TauE/SafE family protein, whose amino-acid sequence is MTIFISLLLGFATGILSGLVGIGGGIIIIPALVYGFHMSQRRAQGTSIGVLLAPIGILAFIEYYKAGNVDVRMAILIALGFIFGAYFGGSWAQQIPQNVLRKMFAILLAVTAAKMFFQK